In one window of Agromyces badenianii DNA:
- a CDS encoding alkaline phosphatase family protein codes for MSAMLPVPADTAPRLAAVLGSSMASIQGAENALGLPPASAAVVVLVDGLGASNIQARSGHARFLAARMAKRDVIRTVFPSTTAAAIATFATGRAPGEHGLVGYRVLDAAHDRLVNQLNGWDAGMRPETWQRVPTLFETMGEAGIRGYAIGSSRYADSGFTHAVLRGAEYRPAASIADRFAEAERIVASGERAVVYLYIPELDQAAHAHGWESDRWLALLEGVDAELAAFERRMPRGAGLIVTADHGVIDVPAHRHVFIDAKPELLDGVRHVGGEPRCLSLYLEPGLDSSARVELVERWRSAEGHRAWVLSRDEAIDAGLYGPVDTEVRSRIGDIIIAARAGIAYYDRREANRQAEAMIGQHGSLSDEETRVPLIRGGVFSRN; via the coding sequence ATGTCTGCCATGCTACCCGTGCCCGCCGACACCGCCCCGCGCCTTGCCGCGGTGCTCGGCAGTTCAATGGCGAGCATCCAGGGCGCCGAGAACGCCCTCGGACTTCCGCCGGCCTCGGCCGCGGTCGTCGTGCTCGTCGACGGGCTCGGAGCCTCGAACATCCAGGCCAGATCCGGTCACGCCCGGTTCCTCGCAGCTCGAATGGCCAAGCGCGACGTCATCCGCACGGTCTTCCCGTCGACGACCGCGGCCGCGATCGCGACCTTCGCCACCGGACGAGCGCCGGGCGAGCACGGCCTCGTCGGCTACCGCGTGCTCGACGCCGCGCACGACCGCCTCGTGAACCAGCTGAACGGATGGGACGCCGGCATGCGTCCCGAGACCTGGCAACGGGTGCCGACGCTGTTCGAGACGATGGGCGAAGCCGGCATCCGGGGCTATGCGATCGGCTCGTCGCGATATGCGGACTCGGGTTTCACGCACGCGGTACTGCGGGGCGCGGAGTACCGCCCCGCGGCATCCATCGCCGACCGCTTCGCGGAAGCCGAGCGCATCGTCGCCTCGGGTGAGCGGGCGGTCGTCTACCTCTACATACCGGAACTCGACCAGGCCGCGCACGCCCACGGTTGGGAATCCGACCGGTGGCTCGCCCTCCTCGAAGGAGTCGATGCCGAACTCGCCGCATTCGAGCGCCGGATGCCGCGGGGCGCGGGGCTCATCGTCACGGCCGATCACGGGGTCATCGACGTGCCGGCGCACCGCCACGTGTTCATCGACGCGAAGCCTGAACTGCTCGACGGTGTGCGTCACGTCGGTGGCGAACCGCGCTGCCTCTCGCTCTACCTCGAGCCTGGTCTCGACTCATCCGCCCGGGTCGAACTCGTCGAACGTTGGCGAAGCGCCGAAGGGCACCGGGCCTGGGTGCTGAGCCGCGACGAGGCGATCGACGCCGGACTCTACGGTCCGGTCGACACCGAGGTGCGCTCCCGTATCGGCGACATCATCATCGCCGCGCGGGCCGGCATCGCCTACTACGACCGCCGCGAGGCCAACCGCCAGGCCGAGGCGATGATCGGACAGCACGGCTCGCTCAGCGACGAGGAGACGCGCGTGCCGCTCATCCGCGGGGGAGTGTTCAGCCGCAACTGA
- a CDS encoding DUF3043 domain-containing protein, producing the protein MANQPNNTDEPSAETLEETQARLNAGKGAPTPSRAQQEAARKRPLVPNDRKEAAKQARAKAAESRERARVGMAVGDERYLPARDRGPQKKYVRDYVDARFSIGEILIPVMFAVILLTFVPSPEVQSIGILSLWAFFLVAVIDSVVLGFILTKKLAAKFGADKVERVRWYAAMRALQLRPLRLPKPQVKRGQYPS; encoded by the coding sequence GTGGCCAATCAGCCGAACAACACCGATGAACCGAGCGCAGAGACGCTCGAAGAGACCCAGGCTCGCCTGAACGCCGGCAAGGGCGCGCCCACGCCGAGCCGCGCGCAGCAGGAGGCAGCACGCAAGCGCCCCCTCGTGCCGAACGACCGCAAAGAGGCGGCGAAGCAAGCCCGCGCCAAGGCCGCCGAATCGCGCGAGCGCGCCCGCGTCGGCATGGCCGTCGGCGACGAGCGCTACCTGCCGGCGCGCGACCGCGGCCCCCAGAAGAAATACGTGCGCGACTACGTCGATGCGCGCTTCAGCATCGGGGAGATCCTCATCCCAGTGATGTTCGCGGTGATCCTGCTGACGTTCGTGCCGAGCCCCGAGGTGCAGTCCATCGGCATCCTCTCGCTCTGGGCGTTCTTCCTCGTCGCGGTGATCGACTCCGTCGTGCTCGGCTTCATCCTCACGAAGAAGCTCGCTGCGAAGTTCGGCGCCGACAAGGTCGAGCGGGTGCGCTGGTACGCCGCGATGCGCGCGCTGCAGCTTCGTCCGCTTCGCCTGCCGAAGCCCCAGGTGAAGCGCGGCCAGTACCCCTCTTGA